From Mycolicibacterium nivoides, a single genomic window includes:
- a CDS encoding EspA/EspE family type VII secretion system effector, which produces MGLLGDIADFGKGVIENNLKWTERAARVGEFIARNTVGAELDQAAKFGGQIADLSQRAANFFASQIGQRLIRTARSPILAAGQQTIESMKHSTGVGDPENGQRFGQGADKMSAVGQVLASAFPDDSWNSGGASAYAIRNTEQVGRAQTMLGLDNMVAGVLSAEAGQISAARDSLDERSDWLGAMSLLTTSAGIIPGFGTAAQLSAEFAMVAKAVGDSSGDLKTLRGHIDQNAAVLRTAAAQYETLAGGTTPIGAEFAPPVGDPQEREAPGDPEATTPGGSAGGSTGGSSGGGGGASAGGGGGGMPTGSTGPVSAPAMPSPAAAGASPSSAMTADAAGALGGILGSLVSPIGGILGGVLQAAGQAAQAATQGGTQAAQMASQAAGHRSGDADAAQLGEASGSVGSDADDRDGEDREDGDGRAKDDEKDEDEKAGEGTDELEDGQAGGPPAADSAGAAADPLGAGVDQEAAKTLPPDLEAMAAGGGAVGPAPAHVGADFEQGQLHMAAAATLDRGVPGSAAVIDS; this is translated from the coding sequence ATGGGACTGCTGGGGGATATTGCCGATTTCGGCAAAGGCGTGATCGAGAACAATCTGAAGTGGACCGAGCGCGCCGCCAGGGTCGGCGAGTTCATCGCTCGCAACACAGTCGGTGCCGAACTCGACCAGGCTGCCAAGTTCGGCGGCCAAATCGCCGATCTCAGCCAGAGGGCCGCCAACTTCTTCGCCTCGCAGATCGGCCAGCGGCTGATCAGAACGGCCCGGTCGCCCATCCTGGCCGCCGGTCAGCAGACCATCGAGTCGATGAAGCACAGCACCGGGGTCGGCGATCCGGAGAACGGGCAACGTTTCGGTCAGGGGGCGGACAAGATGAGCGCGGTCGGGCAGGTGCTCGCGTCGGCGTTCCCGGACGACAGTTGGAACAGCGGCGGCGCCAGCGCCTACGCCATCCGCAACACCGAGCAGGTCGGCCGGGCTCAGACGATGCTCGGGTTGGACAACATGGTGGCCGGGGTGCTGTCCGCGGAAGCCGGCCAGATCTCGGCCGCTCGCGACAGCCTCGACGAGCGTTCCGACTGGCTCGGCGCGATGAGCCTGCTGACCACGAGCGCGGGAATCATTCCGGGCTTCGGAACGGCGGCTCAGCTGTCAGCCGAATTCGCGATGGTGGCCAAGGCCGTCGGCGACTCGAGCGGTGACCTGAAAACCCTGCGTGGACATATCGATCAGAACGCGGCCGTATTGCGCACCGCAGCAGCGCAATACGAGACCCTGGCCGGCGGTACCACCCCGATCGGTGCGGAGTTCGCGCCTCCGGTCGGCGACCCTCAGGAGCGCGAGGCGCCGGGAGATCCCGAGGCCACGACGCCGGGTGGCTCGGCAGGGGGCTCGACCGGTGGCTCGTCGGGCGGCGGCGGAGGAGCGTCGGCTGGTGGCGGCGGCGGTGGCATGCCCACAGGCTCGACTGGGCCGGTATCGGCGCCTGCGATGCCGTCGCCGGCGGCGGCGGGGGCCTCCCCGTCCTCGGCTATGACCGCCGATGCCGCGGGCGCCCTCGGCGGGATTCTGGGCTCATTGGTCAGCCCGATCGGCGGGATTCTCGGCGGTGTGTTGCAGGCCGCCGGGCAGGCGGCGCAGGCAGCGACCCAGGGCGGGACCCAGGCGGCACAGATGGCCAGTCAGGCGGCCGGGCACCGGAGCGGCGACGCTGACGCCGCCCAGCTCGGCGAGGCGTCGGGAAGCGTCGGCTCCGACGCTGACGACCGAGACGGCGAAGACCGTGAGGACGGTGACGGCCGCGCGAAGGATGACGAGAAGGACGAGGACGAGAAGGCGGGCGAAGGTACGGACGAGCTCGAGGACGGCCAGGCAGGAGGCCCGCCCGCCGCAGATTCTGCGGGTGCGGCGGCCGATCCGCTGGGCGCCGGCGTAGACCAAGAGGCAGCCAAGACACTGCCGCCTGACCTGGAAGCCATGGCTGCCGGCGGCGGCGCGGTGGGTCCGGCTCCGGCGCATGTCGGGGCGGATTTCGAGCAGGGCCAGCTGCATATGGCAGCGGCGGCTACATTAGATCGCGGTGTACCCGGATCTGCGGCCGTGATCGACAGTTAA
- a CDS encoding transcriptional regulator: MTDAEYDLATGEFDVGLIRAGAAAAARRRELDISQRSLAADGIINAGALIAFEKGRSWPRERTRFKLEEVLRWPPGTIARLRQGGPVPDPAMPPPAPVEPPTVVTAQPPLTTTPPASEEVPLIAQAVLTAVSTLESTIATLPTVGEPEFTPRVTSVLADLRQLEAVAARAARLSMVTPALIKALSAVRRQIDELTTLAATAPGATLGQRLYAARRQANLTIGETATAAGVSEDTVARAEAEYPIDAPAVHALEGLIGAMR, translated from the coding sequence ATGACCGACGCTGAGTACGATCTCGCCACGGGCGAGTTCGATGTCGGACTCATCCGCGCTGGTGCTGCAGCCGCCGCCAGACGCCGCGAGCTCGACATCAGCCAGCGCAGCCTCGCCGCCGACGGGATCATCAACGCCGGAGCCCTCATCGCGTTCGAGAAGGGTCGCAGCTGGCCCCGCGAACGCACCCGGTTCAAGCTCGAAGAGGTGTTGCGCTGGCCGCCGGGCACCATCGCCCGGCTGCGCCAGGGCGGGCCGGTGCCAGATCCGGCGATGCCTCCACCGGCACCGGTGGAACCGCCGACCGTCGTCACCGCACAACCGCCGTTGACGACCACGCCGCCGGCCAGTGAAGAGGTACCGCTGATCGCCCAGGCGGTGCTCACAGCGGTGAGCACTCTAGAGTCGACGATCGCCACGTTGCCCACCGTCGGAGAACCCGAGTTCACGCCGCGGGTGACGTCAGTGCTGGCCGACCTGCGTCAGCTCGAGGCGGTGGCCGCCCGCGCCGCGCGGCTCAGCATGGTGACTCCCGCGCTGATCAAGGCGCTCAGCGCTGTGCGGCGCCAGATCGATGAGCTGACCACCCTCGCGGCCACCGCGCCCGGGGCGACCCTCGGGCAGCGTCTGTATGCCGCCCGTCGGCAGGCCAATCTGACGATCGGTGAGACCGCAACGGCTGCGGGCGTTTCCGAGGACACCGTGGCCCGCGCCGAGGCGGAATATCCCATCGACGCCCCCGCAGTCCATGCCCTGGAGGGACTGATCGGCGCGATGCGCTGA
- a CDS encoding DivIVA domain-containing protein: MTRMTGGLTAEDVRSTEFSKPPLGKRGYDKKSVDDFLALVARRLDGRGHLGADDVRNIAFPRPPLFQRGYAEDDVDALLDAVVATLEQ, encoded by the coding sequence ATGACGCGCATGACCGGGGGATTGACTGCCGAAGATGTTCGCAGCACCGAGTTTTCGAAGCCGCCACTGGGCAAGCGGGGTTACGACAAGAAGTCGGTGGACGACTTTCTCGCGCTGGTCGCCCGGAGGCTCGACGGACGCGGGCACCTCGGTGCCGACGATGTCCGGAACATCGCGTTCCCGAGGCCGCCGTTGTTCCAGCGCGGCTACGCCGAGGACGATGTGGATGCCCTGCTCGACGCGGTGGTCGCCACGCTCGAGCAGTAG
- a CDS encoding ESX secretion-associated protein EspG has protein sequence MTNPYSADANTQAIDDVVGAELTIDGILVVADKLGLTDFPPSMGIRLNIPQPDLRKTVWEQVERDLMAQGVLDVFGTPHPEVAAMLDSLSRPDRTLEGRWWRRDVGGKMIRFVVCRKGGRHVVAARDNDMLVLQRVAAQVGLAGMVMTVLGEGMPANVEPLTGVAATLANCRTADELTGYGIPPTSARVYANIISEPESWVELVVSERNPGGTTAQVDVAAGVLDSKLGRIVSIPRRVNGELYGSFLTGTKDNLQRALDGLIEFLPSGSWFEKSEPDRSYLH, from the coding sequence ATGACCAATCCGTACAGCGCCGACGCGAATACGCAGGCGATCGACGATGTCGTCGGCGCCGAGCTGACCATCGACGGAATCCTGGTGGTCGCCGACAAGCTGGGACTGACCGATTTCCCGCCTTCGATGGGAATCCGGCTGAACATTCCGCAACCCGACCTGCGCAAGACCGTGTGGGAACAGGTTGAGCGGGATCTCATGGCCCAGGGTGTGCTGGACGTCTTCGGCACCCCGCATCCAGAGGTGGCCGCCATGCTCGACAGCTTGAGCCGGCCCGATCGCACGTTGGAGGGGCGCTGGTGGCGCCGCGACGTGGGCGGGAAGATGATCCGGTTTGTGGTGTGCCGCAAGGGTGGTCGGCATGTGGTCGCCGCCCGCGACAACGACATGCTGGTGCTGCAGCGGGTGGCCGCGCAAGTGGGCCTGGCCGGCATGGTGATGACCGTGCTCGGGGAAGGGATGCCGGCCAACGTCGAGCCGTTGACGGGTGTCGCGGCGACCCTGGCCAATTGCCGGACCGCCGACGAGCTGACCGGTTACGGGATTCCGCCGACCTCGGCCCGGGTGTACGCGAACATCATCTCCGAGCCGGAGAGCTGGGTGGAACTCGTGGTGTCCGAGCGGAATCCCGGCGGCACCACCGCTCAGGTCGACGTTGCCGCGGGTGTGCTCGATTCCAAGCTGGGACGCATCGTGTCCATCCCCCGCCGGGTGAACGGGGAGCTCTACGGCAGCTTCCTGACCGGCACCAAGGACAACCTGCAACGCGCCCTGGATGGGTTGATCGAATTCCTGCCCTCGGGCTCGTGGTTCGAAAAGTCTGAACCGGATCGCTCCTACCTGCACTGA
- a CDS encoding WhiB family transcriptional regulator, whose product MNALMANGIPLGVCTSEPERWTSTPDDQAKVICRECPRRWLCAREACELPRAEGLWAGIMVPEAGRGRSFALKQLRSLAERNGYPVRKLGLVFPEAA is encoded by the coding sequence ATGAACGCACTCATGGCCAACGGCATCCCGCTCGGCGTGTGCACCAGTGAGCCGGAGCGGTGGACCTCCACTCCCGACGATCAGGCGAAGGTCATCTGCCGCGAATGCCCGCGGCGTTGGCTGTGTGCCCGCGAGGCCTGCGAATTGCCCCGCGCCGAAGGACTTTGGGCCGGCATCATGGTTCCCGAGGCGGGCCGGGGCCGCAGCTTTGCGCTCAAGCAGCTGCGCTCGCTGGCCGAGCGCAACGGCTACCCGGTGCGCAAGCTCGGCCTGGTCTTCCCTGAAGCCGCCTGA
- a CDS encoding pirin family protein, with amino-acid sequence MSNTDTAPAEVTCANSEFTGVLHPREVPLGGPRAMLVRRTLPQRDRSMIGAWCFADHYGPHDVRTAGRGMDVPPHPHTGLQTVSWLFEGLIEHRDSAGVHAMIRPGELNLMTAGAGICHSEVSTAETTILHGVQLWVALPDAARDTGRDFAHYAPPPRILDGATLRVFLGQLAGSKSPVPTFTPLLGAQIDLDPGAALTLDVDPGFEHGVLLDQGVIEVCGTTLAVADLAYQAPGSAQLRLVNRGDGPARVILLGGPPFTEELVMWWNFVGRSHDDIATYRELWQAGDVRFGDVQGYTGRVARLPAPPLPNGRLKPRPRPSS; translated from the coding sequence ATGAGCAATACCGATACGGCGCCTGCCGAAGTCACCTGCGCCAATTCGGAGTTCACCGGCGTCCTGCACCCGCGAGAGGTGCCGTTGGGCGGGCCGCGCGCAATGCTCGTTCGTCGCACCCTGCCGCAGCGGGACCGGTCCATGATCGGCGCCTGGTGTTTCGCCGACCACTACGGTCCCCACGATGTCCGAACCGCCGGCAGAGGCATGGATGTGCCGCCCCATCCCCACACCGGATTACAAACGGTGAGTTGGCTTTTCGAAGGCCTGATCGAACACCGGGACAGCGCCGGGGTCCATGCCATGATCCGGCCGGGTGAGCTCAACCTGATGACCGCCGGTGCCGGGATCTGCCACTCGGAGGTCTCGACGGCGGAAACGACGATCCTGCACGGCGTGCAACTGTGGGTGGCCCTGCCCGACGCCGCCCGCGACACCGGCCGCGACTTCGCGCACTACGCGCCGCCGCCCCGGATCCTCGACGGCGCCACACTGCGGGTGTTCCTCGGTCAGCTGGCCGGCTCGAAGTCCCCGGTGCCCACCTTCACGCCGCTGCTGGGCGCGCAGATCGACCTGGATCCGGGTGCGGCGCTGACATTGGATGTCGACCCGGGCTTCGAACACGGGGTCCTGCTCGACCAGGGTGTGATCGAGGTATGCGGCACCACTCTGGCAGTCGCCGACCTGGCCTACCAGGCGCCGGGGTCCGCACAACTGCGGTTGGTCAACCGCGGCGACGGGCCGGCCCGGGTGATCCTGCTCGGCGGGCCGCCGTTCACCGAGGAACTGGTGATGTGGTGGAACTTCGTCGGTCGCAGCCACGACGACATCGCGACCTACCGCGAACTGTGGCAGGCAGGCGATGTCCGGTTCGGCGATGTGCAGGGTTACACCGGCCGCGTCGCGCGGTTGCCTGCGCCGCCCTTGCCCAATGGCCGGCTCAAGCCGCGCCCGCGCCCGTCGAGCTAG
- the eccA gene encoding type VII secretion AAA-ATPase EccA, with translation MVDHLAGMFGSAVGMLSSSPARSLEMFTEITNYDESACDAWVGRIRCGANDRVTLFRAWYSRSNFGQLAGSAEISMNSVGARIPIGGIYGKDISYPINSPLAITMGFAVQEATEGNFADAMEALEDAPSGGSDHLVAWVKAVIYGAAQRWTDVIDQVRGADQWPDKFLAAAAGVAHGVAAANLGLFTEADRRLTEANDTPAGQACAPAIAWYLAMARRNQGNEESAQVLLEWLQANFPEPKVTAALRDPAYRLDTTTAEKIAARTDPWDPSSVVADTSARDKLLTEAQAELDRQIGLGRVKEQIEAYRAATQMARIRAARGMKVAQTSKHMIFAGPPGTGKTTIARVVANILAGLGVIAEPKLIETSRKDFVAEYEGQSAVKTAKTIDRALGGVLFIDEAYTLVQERDGRADPFGTEALDTLLARMENDRDRLVVIIAGYSNDIDRLLETNDGLRSRFATRIEFDSYSPDDIVDITKVIAKANDSQLDDTAAKRVHEAANLLSQRTLNGKPALDIAGNGRYARQLVEAGEQNRDMRLARSLDFENLGVDQLSEVNGEDMAAAIAAVHSRLNIGE, from the coding sequence ATGGTTGACCACCTCGCTGGGATGTTCGGCTCGGCAGTCGGGATGCTGAGCAGTTCTCCGGCACGTTCGCTCGAGATGTTCACCGAGATCACCAATTACGACGAATCCGCGTGTGACGCGTGGGTGGGTCGGATCCGTTGTGGTGCCAACGACCGGGTGACGCTGTTCCGGGCCTGGTACTCACGCTCGAACTTCGGTCAGTTGGCCGGCTCGGCCGAGATCTCGATGAACAGTGTCGGCGCCCGGATCCCGATCGGCGGCATCTACGGGAAGGACATCTCCTACCCCATCAACTCGCCGTTGGCGATCACCATGGGCTTCGCCGTGCAGGAGGCGACCGAGGGGAACTTCGCCGACGCGATGGAGGCGTTGGAAGATGCGCCCTCCGGCGGGTCCGACCACCTGGTGGCCTGGGTCAAGGCGGTGATCTACGGTGCGGCGCAACGCTGGACCGATGTGATCGATCAGGTGCGCGGCGCCGACCAGTGGCCGGACAAGTTCCTCGCTGCCGCGGCCGGGGTGGCCCACGGTGTGGCCGCGGCCAACCTGGGTTTGTTCACCGAGGCCGACCGTAGACTCACCGAGGCCAATGACACGCCCGCAGGCCAGGCATGCGCGCCGGCCATCGCCTGGTACCTGGCCATGGCGCGGCGCAACCAGGGCAACGAGGAGTCGGCCCAGGTCCTCCTGGAATGGTTGCAGGCGAACTTCCCTGAGCCCAAAGTCACTGCAGCGCTGCGGGATCCGGCCTACCGGCTGGATACCACGACCGCCGAGAAGATCGCCGCCCGCACCGATCCATGGGATCCCTCCAGTGTGGTGGCAGATACCTCGGCACGCGACAAGCTGCTGACCGAGGCGCAGGCCGAACTCGACCGGCAGATCGGTCTGGGCCGGGTCAAGGAGCAGATCGAGGCCTACCGGGCGGCAACCCAGATGGCCAGGATCCGTGCCGCGCGCGGCATGAAGGTGGCCCAGACCTCCAAGCACATGATCTTCGCGGGTCCGCCCGGTACGGGTAAGACCACGATCGCGCGCGTGGTGGCCAACATCTTGGCCGGTCTCGGGGTCATCGCGGAGCCGAAGCTGATCGAAACCTCGCGTAAGGATTTCGTCGCCGAGTACGAAGGCCAGTCGGCGGTGAAGACGGCCAAGACGATCGACCGCGCGCTGGGTGGCGTGCTGTTCATCGACGAGGCCTACACCCTGGTGCAGGAGCGCGATGGCCGCGCCGACCCGTTCGGCACCGAGGCGCTGGACACCTTGCTGGCCCGGATGGAGAACGACCGCGACCGGTTGGTGGTGATCATCGCGGGGTACAGCAACGACATCGACCGTCTGCTGGAAACCAACGACGGCCTGCGTTCGCGTTTCGCGACCCGCATCGAATTCGACTCGTATTCGCCCGACGACATCGTCGATATCACCAAAGTCATTGCCAAGGCCAATGATTCGCAGCTGGACGACACCGCGGCCAAGCGGGTGCACGAAGCGGCGAACCTGCTGAGCCAGCGCACCCTCAACGGCAAGCCGGCACTGGATATCGCCGGTAACGGACGCTACGCCCGGCAGCTGGTGGAGGCCGGTGAGCAGAACCGCGACATGCGGCTGGCCCGGTCGCTCGACTTCGAGAACCTGGGTGTCGATCAACTCAGTGAGGTCAACGGAGAAGACATGGCGGCGGCGATCGCGGCGGTCCACAGCCGCCTGAACATCGGCGAATAG
- the eccB gene encoding type VII secretion protein EccB: protein MAGFRLTTKVQVSGWRFLLRRVEHAIVRRDTRMFDDPLQFYSRAVFAGVVVSVLICLGAALMAYFKPLGKQGSDQLLVDRTTNQLYVMLPGSNLLRPVYNLTSARLALGNSGTPSAVKSEELNRLPKGQPIGIPGAPYATPTGVPASRWTLCDTVAKPDSSAPKVEASILIRSLATDLAVGPMRPNQGMLVNFEGGNWLVTAEGRHSIDLSDRAVSSAVGIPVTAKATPVSEGLFNALANMGPWQLPAIPAAGAPNTVGLPENLVIGSVFQTATESDPQHYVVLPDGVARVNATTAAALRATNSYGLLQPPSVEASVVSKITEQVYVSPLPDKPLEVLLRQDSPVLCWAWQREPGDQAPKTTVIAGRRLPIPSSAVGTGIDQIGGDATVYIEGGQFVRLQSPDPRVGESLYYIDPQGVRYGIANDDAAKNLGLSGSVNAPWQVVGLLVEGPVLSKDAALLEHDTLPADPHPRKVESKQGS from the coding sequence ATGGCAGGGTTCCGGCTCACCACCAAGGTCCAGGTCAGCGGCTGGCGTTTTCTGCTGCGCCGTGTCGAGCACGCGATCGTGCGCCGGGATACCCGGATGTTCGACGATCCGCTGCAGTTCTACAGCCGCGCGGTGTTCGCCGGCGTCGTGGTCTCGGTGCTGATCTGCCTCGGCGCGGCGTTGATGGCGTACTTCAAGCCGCTGGGCAAGCAGGGCAGCGATCAGCTGTTGGTGGACCGCACCACCAATCAGCTCTATGTGATGTTGCCCGGAAGCAACCTGCTGCGGCCGGTGTACAACCTGACCTCGGCCCGGTTGGCTCTCGGTAATTCCGGCACCCCGTCCGCGGTCAAGTCCGAGGAGCTCAACCGGCTGCCCAAAGGCCAGCCGATCGGGATTCCCGGTGCGCCGTACGCGACGCCGACGGGCGTGCCCGCATCGCGCTGGACGCTGTGCGACACCGTGGCCAAGCCCGACAGCTCGGCACCCAAGGTTGAAGCATCGATCCTGATTCGTTCGCTGGCAACAGATCTCGCGGTCGGTCCGATGCGCCCGAACCAGGGCATGCTGGTGAACTTCGAGGGCGGTAACTGGTTGGTGACCGCCGAGGGCCGGCACAGTATCGACCTGTCCGATCGGGCGGTGAGTTCCGCGGTGGGCATCCCGGTCACCGCGAAGGCCACACCGGTTTCAGAAGGCCTGTTCAACGCGCTGGCCAACATGGGCCCGTGGCAGCTGCCCGCGATCCCGGCCGCAGGAGCCCCGAATACCGTTGGGCTGCCGGAGAATCTGGTGATCGGGTCGGTCTTCCAGACCGCGACCGAGTCGGATCCGCAGCATTATGTGGTGCTGCCGGACGGCGTGGCCCGCGTCAACGCCACCACCGCTGCGGCGCTGCGCGCCACCAACTCCTACGGGCTGTTGCAGCCGCCGTCGGTCGAGGCCAGCGTGGTCTCCAAGATCACCGAGCAGGTGTATGTCTCGCCGTTGCCGGACAAGCCGCTCGAGGTACTGCTGCGCCAGGACTCACCGGTGCTGTGCTGGGCCTGGCAGCGTGAACCGGGCGATCAGGCGCCGAAGACCACCGTCATCGCCGGCCGCCGGCTACCGATCCCGTCGTCGGCCGTCGGCACCGGGATCGACCAGATCGGCGGCGACGCAACGGTGTACATCGAAGGCGGGCAGTTCGTCCGGCTGCAGTCGCCGGATCCCCGGGTGGGCGAGAGCCTGTATTACATCGACCCGCAAGGGGTGAGGTACGGCATCGCGAATGACGATGCCGCGAAGAATCTGGGCTTGTCCGGTTCGGTGAACGCACCGTGGCAGGTCGTCGGGCTGCTGGTGGAGGGCCCGGTGTTGTCGAAGGACGCGGCGCTGCTTGAGCACGACACGCTTCCTGCCGACCCACATCCGCGCAAAGTCGAAAGCAAGCAAGGCTCATGA
- a CDS encoding ESX-1 secretion-associated protein: protein MAGDLRVATAHLHELSAKQGQAATSLTMATGVVDGVAASVRVTHGPISSSTAAAVEAALNARRAAGTGMANVSQDLGDKLTRAAGGYDRTDSTMAGALRGTVR, encoded by the coding sequence ATGGCGGGTGATTTGCGGGTTGCCACCGCTCATTTGCACGAGCTATCGGCCAAACAAGGTCAGGCTGCGACCAGCCTGACTATGGCTACGGGAGTGGTCGACGGTGTCGCCGCCTCGGTGCGCGTCACGCACGGACCGATTTCGTCGTCGACGGCTGCGGCTGTCGAGGCCGCGCTGAATGCGCGTCGAGCTGCGGGAACCGGTATGGCCAATGTGTCGCAAGACCTCGGGGACAAGCTCACGCGCGCCGCGGGTGGGTACGACCGGACGGATTCGACCATGGCCGGCGCCCTCCGTGGAACCGTTCGGTAG
- a CDS encoding secretion protein EspD produces MGDFPPHHPDDDDDYDNLSALDFSYPDDGSDAAGLDALGTYGDDGVVFGDVASDDSESDDVSGGGGYLDGSVNEDENLAVPLFAVTNPPETVTVTAFMDGRVQRIELAPNVTHLTERDLAEEILVIAGLAAQQAKSAQYSFMLAGMREHGHDDAATRDFLTRDLDLLTPEQADDARAQVFSTRYGGDHG; encoded by the coding sequence GTGGGTGACTTTCCGCCACATCATCCGGACGACGATGACGACTACGACAACCTCTCGGCGCTCGATTTCTCGTACCCGGACGACGGATCGGACGCCGCGGGGCTGGATGCGCTCGGGACGTACGGCGACGACGGCGTTGTCTTCGGCGATGTCGCATCCGACGACTCGGAATCCGACGACGTATCCGGCGGCGGTGGGTACCTGGACGGCTCCGTCAACGAGGACGAGAACCTTGCCGTGCCGCTGTTCGCTGTCACCAATCCGCCCGAAACCGTCACGGTGACGGCGTTCATGGACGGCCGGGTGCAGCGGATCGAGTTGGCACCCAACGTCACGCATCTGACCGAACGGGATCTCGCCGAGGAGATCCTGGTGATCGCGGGTTTGGCCGCTCAACAGGCCAAGTCCGCCCAGTACTCGTTCATGCTCGCAGGAATGCGCGAGCACGGACACGACGACGCGGCGACCCGCGACTTTCTGACCCGCGACCTGGATCTGCTCACCCCAGAGCAAGCCGATGATGCTCGGGCCCAGGTCTTTTCGACCCGCTATGGAGGCGATCATGGTTGA
- a CDS encoding MinD/ParA family ATP-binding protein, with the protein MPDPDDTLRRELGWTGPEESHFEPDTRPTRRKPPEPPSIPGRPPVNFVPSKAPETTDPDDAGPSQGVPTDPDAERARTTFREAPPAPPTPPQQQAPPPPPPPAPPQPPHDARHAPPNQAPPNMGQPDARTDVWEQHPPGWQLPSQRPPGPGGPPQHPYGPPPGQPWPAEGGFAQDPGAVAPAVPPLPTGSYADRIRVNDLVPPKRQPPGSGWRLFVYRTTFGLVNPGPSPEDLRQAELETKIKGVLRGHYKVGVMGKGGVGKTTVSASVGSIFAQLRQDDRVVAIDADTSFGKLGSRVDPQAQSSYWELANDKHLDSFADVRSRVGNNAAGLFVLAGEGTPARRRVLDAAIYREATTRLDRHFSISVVDCSSTMDSPVTQEVLRDLDGLIVVSSPWVDGAATAGQTLDWLAAHEMTDLLQRTVVVLNDSDGHADKRTRSILAGQFSGQGQRVIEVPFDGHLRPGGVVDPREMSTPTRRRFLEIAAALAEHFPTHDDRRDR; encoded by the coding sequence GTGCCCGACCCAGACGACACCTTGCGTAGAGAGCTCGGCTGGACGGGTCCGGAGGAATCGCACTTCGAACCCGATACCCGCCCGACCCGCCGGAAACCGCCCGAACCACCGTCGATACCCGGCCGTCCCCCGGTCAATTTCGTTCCGTCGAAGGCCCCGGAGACCACCGATCCCGACGACGCCGGGCCCTCACAGGGCGTTCCGACCGACCCCGACGCCGAGCGCGCCCGCACCACATTCCGGGAGGCGCCTCCCGCACCGCCGACTCCGCCGCAGCAGCAGGCTCCGCCTCCACCTCCGCCGCCGGCACCACCCCAACCTCCGCACGACGCCCGTCACGCTCCTCCAAACCAGGCACCACCCAACATGGGCCAGCCGGATGCCCGGACCGACGTGTGGGAGCAGCATCCCCCGGGCTGGCAGCTTCCGTCGCAGCGTCCGCCCGGCCCCGGGGGTCCGCCACAGCATCCCTACGGACCGCCACCCGGTCAGCCCTGGCCCGCCGAAGGCGGATTCGCCCAGGATCCAGGTGCGGTTGCACCGGCCGTACCCCCGCTGCCGACGGGCTCGTACGCCGATCGCATCCGGGTCAACGACCTGGTGCCGCCCAAGCGTCAACCGCCGGGCAGTGGTTGGCGACTGTTCGTGTACCGGACAACATTCGGCCTGGTCAATCCCGGGCCGTCGCCCGAAGACCTCCGCCAGGCCGAGCTGGAGACGAAGATCAAGGGCGTCCTGCGCGGCCACTACAAGGTCGGGGTCATGGGCAAGGGCGGGGTCGGCAAGACCACCGTCTCTGCCAGCGTCGGATCGATCTTCGCGCAGCTGCGTCAGGACGACCGCGTGGTGGCCATCGATGCCGACACGTCCTTCGGCAAGCTCGGCAGCCGCGTCGACCCTCAGGCCCAGAGCTCGTACTGGGAACTGGCCAACGACAAGCACCTCGACTCTTTCGCCGACGTGCGAAGCAGGGTCGGCAACAACGCCGCCGGGCTGTTCGTCCTCGCAGGCGAGGGCACACCGGCCCGCCGCCGGGTGCTCGACGCGGCCATCTACCGCGAGGCCACCACTCGGCTCGACAGACACTTCTCCATCTCGGTGGTGGACTGCAGCTCGACGATGGACTCACCGGTGACGCAGGAAGTGCTGCGCGATCTCGACGGCTTGATCGTGGTGTCCTCGCCATGGGTGGACGGCGCCGCCACGGCCGGCCAGACACTGGATTGGCTTGCCGCCCACGAGATGACGGACCTGCTGCAACGCACCGTCGTGGTGCTCAACGACTCCGACGGCCACGCCGACAAGCGGACGCGTTCGATCCTGGCCGGACAGTTCTCAGGTCAGGGTCAGCGGGTGATCGAGGTGCCGTTCGACGGGCATCTTCGCCCCGGTGGCGTCGTCGACCCCCGGGAGATGTCGACGCCGACCCGGCGCCGCTTCCTGGAGATCGCCGCGGCACTGGCCGAGCACTTCCCGACCCACGACGACCGGCGGGACCGCTAG